CGGGTTGGCCGGCGCGTGCTGGCGCCAACTCTCATAGCCCCGCTCGGCCGCCCAGCCCATGCCCCAGCTGATGCCCCCACCCAGGGTGTTGCCGACCGTGGCCACCAGGATGGCGGGCCAGAACAGGCTCATGTCGCTCTTGATCAGCGCGAATACGGCAGGCTCCGAACCCATGGGCAAGAGCGTGGCCGAGATCAGCGCAACGAGGAAGACGGCCGGCAGCCCGACGGCGGGGAGGGCCAGCCAGGCGAGCAGGGCAGTGAGTTGGGTGAGGAGCCAGGATTCCATTGGGGGCGGATTCTGGGGCTGTCAGAGCCAGGACGATGTGCATGCATCGGCATCAGGAACACGGCACAACAACAGTCACCCAGCTAGACCACCATTTCCGAAGGCCCTAAAGAAACACTGCAGCCGCAGCGGCACTTAAAGACGCAAAGCGTTCGACCAGAGTCTTGGACCCGCGATCCTGCTGATACGTCTCGTACCCATCGGGCGTTTCAATCAAGTACCGACCGTCGTAAGTGTTGGGCTCGAAGTGATACCAGTCTGAGGGGTGCGCGCCAGCTCTGAGTGCATCGAACACCTCTCGCGTCTCGAAGAGCTCAAGCAGGCGTGACGCATCGCCACCAAGGCGCGAAGCCACAAATTCATCCAGGGCGCGAATACCTGTCATGTCCAGGAGGCTATCTCAGAGTAGGACCCTCCGGCCGATCACAGAGCCCGCCGGGATTTCGGCCCGGCGGCCGACCTACTTTCTTCGCTTCGCCGAAGAAAGTAGGCAAAGAAGGGCGACCCCGATGCCGGCGCCCCTTGGCTGCGCCAAGGGGTTCCCTGCGGTGCGCGAAGAGCAGACCCCGGCGCGGAACGCACTCCGTTCGCTTTGCTCACTGCGCTTGAACGGCCGCGCCGAGTCAGTGCTTGAAGCGCGCTGCGCGCGCGGGTCTGCACTTCTGTGCTCCTCGGCTTGGCATAGGGGACCCCGGGAAACGGAGCAGCAGCGCAAGGGCTTGGGGGAGCGCGCGCAGCGCGCCACAACAACATACTCGGCGCGGCCGTTCAAACGCAGTGAGCGCAGCGAACGGAGTGCGTTCCGCGCCGCCCCCAAGCCCTGAGCACCGCAGGGCACCGATCGCTGCAGGCGAGCGGCGCCGGCATCGGGGGTCGCCTTTCTCTTTCCCCCTTTCTCTTTGGCGAAGCAAAGAGAAAGGGGTCGGGTGCAGGGGTGAAGCCCCTGCGGGCTCTCCCGCAAAGAACAGCAGTCACACAGAAGGCAAAAGCGCACACCCCACCCCCGGGCGATCCCGTCCGCAAAAACCCCACCCGCTACACTCTTGCCCTTTTTTTAAGCAAACCGCCGTGCTCTCCACCCCCCTCACCCTTGGCCCTCACGAGCTGCCCAACCGGCTCTTCGTGGCGCCCATGGCCGGGGTGACGGACCGGCCGTTTCGCAAGCTGTGCAAGCGCCTGGGCGCCGGCCATGCGGTGAGCGAAATGGTCACCAGTCAAAAGGCGCTGTGGAACAGCCTGAAGACCAGCCGGCGTGCCGACCACACCGGCGAGACAGCCCCGATTGCGGTGCAAATTGCCGGCGTGGACCCGCAATCGATGGCCGAGGCCACGCGCTACAACATCGAGCGCGGCGCACAGATCATCGACATCAATATGGGCTGCCCAGCCAAGAAGGTCTGCACCAAATGGGCCGGTTCGGCCCTGATGCAGGACGAGGCGCTGGCGCTGTCCATCATCGAGGCCGTGGTGGCGGCGGCCGGCGAGGTGCCGGTGAGCTTGAAGATGCGCACGGGTTGGTGCCAGGCGCAGAAGAACGCGCTGTCGCTGGCGCGTAAGGCCGAGGCCGCGGGCATTCGGCTGCTAACCATCCACGGCCGCACGCGCGAGCAGGGCTATGGGGGCGAGGCCGAGTACGAGACCATCGCCGCCGTCAAGCGCGCGCTCGCCATCCCCGTGGTGGCCAATGGCGACATCGACACACCCGAAAAGGCCCTGGCCGTGCTGCAAGCCACCGGCGCCGACGCGCTGATGATCGGCCGCGCGGCCCAGGGCAGGCCCTGGATCTTTGGCGACATCCTGCACTTCATGACCACGGGCAAGCACCGCGCCGCGCCGCGCGTGGCCGAGGTGCAGGATTGGTTGCTCGAGCATCTGGACGAGCACTACGGCCTCTACGGTGAATTCACCGGCACGCGCAGCGCGCGCAAGCACATCGGCTGGACGCTCAAGACCTTGCCCGATGGCGAAACCCTGCGCCAGCAGATGAACGCGCTGGAGAGCAGCGCGGCTCAGCAGGACTGGCTGCGTGAGACCTTTGCGCGCCTGGGTCAGCGTTTTGAGCGCTGGCCGGCTGCCAACGACGAACCCCAACAGGCGCAATGCGCTTGAACAAGAAGAAGAGAACGGGACCCATGGACATCAAACCGCTCGACGCCTGTGTGCGCGAGAACCTCGAAGCCTATTTCCGCGACCTGGACGGCGAGACCCCGCATTCGCTGCACGAGATGGTGGTCAAGCTGGTGGAAAAGCCGCTGCTGGAAGTGGTGATGGCGCGTTGCGAAGGCAACCAGAGCCGCGCCGCCGACTGGCTGGGCATCAACCGCAACACCCTGCGTCGCAAATTAACGGATCATGGATTGCTCTAACCCCCCCGAAGCGCTTCGCGCCTCCCCCCCAGGGGGGCGCCGCCAGCGGCCTGGCAAAGCCAGTTCCACGGCGGCCCCTTGAACGAATTCAGATCCGCGCCCCTTTTCTCCACTTCATCCATACCGCCATGGCCCTCACCGC
Above is a window of Inhella inkyongensis DNA encoding:
- a CDS encoding YqaA family protein, with protein sequence MESWLLTQLTALLAWLALPAVGLPAVFLVALISATLLPMGSEPAVFALIKSDMSLFWPAILVATVGNTLGGGISWGMGWAAERGYESWRQHAPANPRLLQLMQRFGAKTCVLSWLPLVGDPLCAVAGWLRLPFWPCLAYMAVGKFLRYLLMTSALLWLWPGEFAPS
- the dusB gene encoding tRNA dihydrouridine synthase DusB; translated protein: MAGVTDRPFRKLCKRLGAGHAVSEMVTSQKALWNSLKTSRRADHTGETAPIAVQIAGVDPQSMAEATRYNIERGAQIIDINMGCPAKKVCTKWAGSALMQDEALALSIIEAVVAAAGEVPVSLKMRTGWCQAQKNALSLARKAEAAGIRLLTIHGRTREQGYGGEAEYETIAAVKRALAIPVVANGDIDTPEKALAVLQATGADALMIGRAAQGRPWIFGDILHFMTTGKHRAAPRVAEVQDWLLEHLDEHYGLYGEFTGTRSARKHIGWTLKTLPDGETLRQQMNALESSAAQQDWLRETFARLGQRFERWPAANDEPQQAQCA
- a CDS encoding Fis family transcriptional regulator, whose amino-acid sequence is MDIKPLDACVRENLEAYFRDLDGETPHSLHEMVVKLVEKPLLEVVMARCEGNQSRAADWLGINRNTLRRKLTDHGLL